A window from Thermomicrobiales bacterium encodes these proteins:
- a CDS encoding AraC family transcriptional regulator codes for MNDDARIEFVERIARVAQTEGVTEPLPGVRLRRASNPSPMGHGVSFPSFCMVAQGSKEIHLGDRRLTYDTTRYLVSTAMLPISSRVIEAAPDRPFLGFVLVLDPVMVGSVMVEAGKPAPHGHPELSAIDVSAVDAGLFDAALRLIRLTDTPDDARFLAPLIQREIVYRLLVGEQGERMRQITTLGGETNRISEAIARLRADYDKPIRIDTLAQELGMSVSGFHHHFKQVTAMSPLQFQKQLRLQEARRLMLSEDFDATTAGYQVGYDDASHFSREYKRLFGEPPLRDVARLRGVQFEPASV; via the coding sequence ATGAACGACGACGCACGCATCGAATTCGTCGAGCGCATCGCCCGTGTCGCCCAAACCGAGGGGGTCACCGAGCCGCTGCCGGGGGTGCGTCTACGACGCGCCAGCAATCCTTCGCCGATGGGCCATGGGGTTTCCTTTCCCTCGTTCTGCATGGTTGCGCAGGGCAGCAAGGAAATCCATCTCGGCGATCGGCGCCTTACCTATGACACGACGCGCTATCTGGTTTCGACCGCCATGCTGCCGATTTCCAGCCGGGTCATCGAGGCAGCGCCCGATCGGCCGTTTCTGGGGTTCGTACTAGTGCTCGACCCGGTGATGGTGGGGTCGGTGATGGTGGAAGCCGGCAAGCCGGCGCCGCACGGTCATCCTGAGCTCAGCGCCATCGATGTGAGTGCGGTCGATGCGGGGCTCTTCGATGCCGCGTTGCGTTTGATCCGGCTCACCGACACACCCGACGATGCGCGCTTTCTTGCTCCGTTGATCCAGCGCGAGATTGTCTACCGGCTCCTCGTCGGCGAACAGGGAGAGCGGATGCGGCAGATCACGACGCTTGGCGGCGAGACCAACCGCATCAGCGAAGCCATTGCGCGCTTGCGCGCTGACTACGACAAACCCATCCGGATCGATACCCTCGCGCAGGAATTGGGTATGAGCGTTTCCGGGTTCCACCATCACTTCAAGCAAGTGACCGCCATGAGCCCGTTGCAATTCCAGAAGCAGTTGCGGTTGCAGGAAGCGCGCCGGTTGATGCTGAGCGAGGATTTCGACGCCACCACCGCCGGCTACCAGGTGGGATACGACGATGCCTCGCACTTCAGCCGGGAATACAAGCGCCTCTTCGGTGAACCGCCGTTGCGTGATGTGGCCCGGTTGCGCGGCGTGCAGTTCGAACCCGCCTCGGTCTGA
- a CDS encoding MerR family transcriptional regulator: MTRYRIGELANATGLTVRTLRHYDQIGLLRPTARTEGGYRLYGDAEVRRLQQIRSLQSLGFSLEQIGALLDRDEASLPEVIGWQLDAVDRELASLQRLRARLHMVSQIFESSDSVDIDELTALMKEMTMVEKYYTDEQLDTLAARREAYGDDQMRAFERQWTDLIARAEAAKAAGVDPASEPVLAIAREWSGLVRAFTGGDTGIQQSVERAWQEEDEIHGYDTANMRALAAWLAPAMERVG, encoded by the coding sequence ATGACGCGCTACCGTATTGGCGAACTGGCAAACGCAACCGGGTTGACGGTGCGCACATTGCGGCACTACGACCAGATCGGGCTGTTGCGGCCAACGGCACGCACCGAGGGCGGCTACCGGCTCTATGGCGATGCCGAGGTGCGGCGGCTGCAGCAGATTCGCTCGTTGCAGTCGCTCGGGTTCTCGCTGGAACAGATCGGCGCATTGCTCGACCGTGACGAAGCGTCATTGCCAGAGGTGATCGGCTGGCAACTGGACGCGGTCGACCGCGAACTGGCTTCCCTGCAACGGCTGCGTGCGCGTCTGCATATGGTCTCCCAGATATTCGAGTCGTCGGATTCGGTCGATATCGACGAACTGACCGCACTCATGAAGGAGATGACAATGGTCGAGAAGTACTACACAGACGAACAACTGGACACCCTCGCCGCCCGGCGCGAGGCCTATGGTGACGATCAGATGCGCGCCTTCGAACGCCAATGGACCGATCTGATCGCCCGGGCCGAAGCCGCCAAGGCGGCAGGCGTCGATCCCGCCAGCGAACCGGTGCTGGCAATCGCGCGGGAGTGGTCCGGGCTGGTGCGGGCCTTCACCGGCGGCGATACCGGGATCCAGCAATCGGTCGAGCGCGCCTGGCAGGAAGAGGACGAAATCCACGGCTACGACACCGCCAACATGCGCGCGCTCGCAGCGTGGCTCGCCCCGGCGATGGAGCGGGTCGGCTAG